The sequence AAGAAAtcaaaattgtttaaataattacaatagAATTAACTAAAAGAATTGCTGTAGACTTAGGTGAGGTTTGAATAGtgtattgagatgagatgagttataatgaaagttaaaagttgaataaaatattgttagaatattatttttttatattattattattttaagattgaaaaattaaattgtttattatattttatatgacaatttgataaatttataataaataaataaattaagatgagataagttgagataaactttaaatccaaacgagacttaatataagtaaaaataaaatactttgaaaatgatataagaaatagatttatttaaaaaaaaagaaaataattaatcatttgtttatattattacgtgaatttattttttgtatctaatttattaaaataagctTTTagtaacaaaaaattattaaaatgaactattttggaaaaaaaaatgattaaaatatgaaagtaagaagagaaaaaaaaaaaaaaagagtaaccATTTTTTTCGGAAGCTTActatatattaacatataacTCGCAGTACatctcacattattttttaatttttttaaccgCAGCACATGAGATGTACTGCAGCTGTAGGCGATGCataaatatttccttttctcCGACCGGTGAGCTCAGGCTAACCcaacataaaacaaataaaatcctACTTCCCCCGAAAAGTTGAAAACGGTCTCTTCCCCTCTGAAACAATGGCGGGAAAACAAGTCGCCGGCGACGGCTTATCGGCCAACTTTGCTGGAATGTCTAAGCACCAGCTCTATGAAATCATGTCTCAGATGAAGGTCtaccatcatctctctctctctctctctgtctctctctctctctctccaattttcTTGAACTGAATTTTGTTTCCTCATTCCTACCTTCCTTTGCTTACTTCCGGAACTTTCTACCGCCTCATATCTCGTAAAATATAATTGCtataatgtatttgttttatcCCACTACAGACTCTGATCGAACAGAACCAGCAACAGGCGAGGCAGATCCTCATCCAGAACCCGCTCCTAACCAAAGCCCTTTTTCAGGTATTTATTTTTAGGTTTAGAAATAGACCTGTTtcgtttcatttattttttttcccattttgaaGGGGTGTGAAATTCGGTGTTTTCTTCAATGGGAAACACTTCGTGCAATTAGGGTTTTACTTTGTgttattgtttctttttgtttgaagaATCAAATTCATTTAAACCAATGCTAAAATTGAATCTATTTGTCCAAGTGGTGTTTGCAAGTGTTATTTAATTATCTAGGAGcactgttatttttattatatttttctattttatgtcgttatttttgtttgagattgcgttgatttttttttttttttttgcataatcTGAACCGCCTAATTCCATATTGGTAATACGGAGAAAATACTACCTTACTAAGACTCCACTAGGAACTGTTTCTTGTTTAACCAACTTCATACAAGTGGTACCTTTGAACTTGGGGAGTTCTTGGGCTAAACTGTCATGATGGGAGGGATTTGGGAAAGGGAAGAGTGTCTTtgatttttatgagaaaacagGTCCATATTTTTTGGGCATATAAATTGTTCTTCCTTTTGGATTGCGAACATTCACTTATTATTTCTGATATGAAATAGTTGTCTGCCAAGTTTAACTCATGTTGATTTATTGGTCTACAGTTGCTTCCTTTTCTTCCTCCTCACACTTCTTGTTATATTCAACTGTAGATGGTGGGCTGTTTTTTTCCTAAGAAATTTGGTAAATGTACAAATACGTGTTGTTTCAGAAATGGTTTTCCTTGTACTGAATCACACCTTAAAACTCTATTTtgaaagtattgaaaaacataGGGAATATCATCCTAGGGATAATAAGATATATACCAAGAGTGTAGGCATTGTGAACACTAGCAAGTGTCATAACAAAGTTCAAGTGACAATTTGCTAGACTGTTTCTGCCCATGCTGGAACTAATATCAAAGTCAAATACCGTAAGTTATTATCAAGCCACCATTAGTCGGTAAGGTGATGAGAGAAAAAGCCAattcttttatgtttattttggaTATATCTTTGAGAGACTTTGTTTCCTTTATCCCTGCCCTTGTAATATACCAAGTTCAAACTAATGTTTCTCAAATACATTAACAAGTTATTAAACTTGttaggatatatatatttttgaaattcaagaaaacatTAAAGGTGTAGTTGGCTGAGCAGTGGccagttttatttatttatttataagtaaacgatatTATTAGTAGAGATAGGCATAGCcctaggccattaaaatctatagccatggcccatagaaataaagtacggAAAAATAAAGATCGAAGTTCCTCTAGTGACCGCTCCTTATCTTCGAATGTCCGATTGTTACCCTCttgccatatgcaccacataatgcagatCAGGATCATCTTCCAGCCAGTTTTATTAGTTCTTTATGCAATCTTGCGATACTTTTAGTATCTGAGAATAATATAAGGCAATTTTCCCATGGCTTGTCTAGGAATTTGCAAGTTAGTTATAAATGTGTTAAGGTCCCATTGGaaatcattttgttttcttgacgAATGAGATGTATAGTACCATGCCTGGGTGATATATGCTATGGATGGTTATGTAGttgcatagttttttttttttttttttcccagttattgttatatattaccttaaactttttatttgacATTTGATACTATTATTTCAACAGGCACAAATTATGCTTGGAATGGTCCAGCCCCCTCAAGCGGTATTCTTTTGTTCTTTATGAGGCTTTGGCCCTGTAGGTTGTCTCTCTTGCTTTAATGTATTTGCTAAATTTTGCTTTGTTTTAAGATTCCAAATATCCAGCCAACAGTGTCACAGCATCCTCAACAATCAGCACAGCCTATTCTACCATCAAATATTCAGTCTGCTAACTCATCACCAGGTCAAGTGGGTCTGCAGGAGCAAACCGGTGCATCTCAGATCCCTCCTACAATGAAACAACACCAAAATCAAGCTGCGATACCTGTCTCATCTGCTGCTGTTCCTGCACTAAATCTCCAGGCTCAGCCCATGTCATCACATCCCCTGCAGATGCCACAGCCACCAAAGGGACACATTACTTCCCAAATGCCCCCTATGTCTCTTCCGCAATCATCACAACTTCCTAATATCCCTTCACTTCCTCTTTATTCTTCTTCACAGCCACCTCCGCTTCAACAACCTCAAATGCCAAATACTACCAACCAGTTGCAACAGGCACTACAGACACCTGGAATTTCTCATCTGCCACTTCAACCACCATTGCCAATGCAACCTAGATTACCTTCAGTTCCAGCTTACCATCATCAGTATGCTCCCCAAATGGGGCCTAATGTGGGTTTCCAACATCCTGGTGCTTCTCAGCATCCGTCACAGCAGTTTTTTCATGTAAGCTGAAGATCACATTGTTGTCATTGCTAAATGTATTAGATGTTACaaattgtttgaaatttttctcttttatcaataaattgTTCAGCCTGGCGGCAAACCTCCTGCTAGCATTGGGCTTTCATTTCCACAGGGGCAGCCACCACTTCTAAATCAGCCACTACCTCAATCATTGTATCAGGTATTGTAATTTTAGTCATTGGATCGCAGTATTACATTTCCAGCCATTCTTTTGtgaacagttttttttttgacaagtaatcaagaattttattcataagaaaaggaggcatagcccaagtgcacatgaagtatacatgagaagggAACAGTTATTATTGATTGGTGCATGAATTTATCGTTTCTCTTTGGCTTTGTGATGGACATCACAGCTATACTTGGAATGTTAGATTGAAGCACACCCTACATGGTGATTCTTTCAATCATGTATGTAGGTAGGGCCCTCCATTCTGATGGTATATTGTGCAAATAGATCGAGGCTTACTGTGCTTTCCCGTGTCCATATGTATGCATTTCTAAGTCAAGTAATGATGACTTTAGAGAGTCGGTAATTGTTAAGAATAGAAATAGGTAGGTTTCTAGGTTTCATAGATACTTTTTATGGTGGAATTATGCTACTGTATAACTGGTGGGGATAACAATCAGGTTTTGTGGAATAGAAATAATCATGCACGCATTTTCTTGCTTGGATGTTTAGAAACCATTTTTGTCTAACGTCTCAGGATGGGAGATTTGAGGAAGAGTTTTGGATACCCATGATTGAGCTACCCTGAACAAGCTGGGTTCCCATTTAAAATTTACCCTGCCAACATACATAAATAAAGAGTTGGTAACTCACCAGCATGTACTGTCTCTactaatatatcaaatttatgAATGGTCAATTTAACTAGATGTTTGGTTATGtgatttcctaattttttttttacctggAACACTCAAAATGAGAATTTAGATCATGAAAACAAAGTTTTATGTACATTTGATATGATAAAAGTGGTGGTCCCCAGTCAATTAGAGTGATTTCAAACTAAAAGACATGGTATTTGatgtaaatttcattttttccattttcctttatcATTGCACATCCTTGAACCAGTTtgctttttaattaaaaaatcaatatcCCCAGCAAGTGAAGGGACTTGCTGTCACCCCAAAAACTCCAATGGGGACCCCgataccattggagagaaccaatggagttattggagaaccaatgggtttggcattggtgccttgtgtagagGAATGTCTAGAGTCAGGAGTGCAGTTTGATGAGGATATTGTGGCTCCcttggtctctcttcctccaatagcagattggattctgcctaaagttaacgagatttaGCAGTTTGTGAGAATTTcatatggaggatgtgaagaacAATTTAACGAACTAATTATTGCGATCGAGGCAAGCCgcacacttgaaaccaaatcaagcttcAAGAAAAGCAGAGAGTTACAATGTCTTTTTtcggcaatcaactacgacgctaagggtggcagttcaactagagggaagtctaaagggagggcattgtgaagacgggaatcaaggtgttggggttggtgttcgggtagagttttagttttaCGGGAAACAAGGGATTGGGGTCGGGTCTGGATGTActttgggttggtttttttatgggctttttgggtcattaggggcttgttgggtcattttgggcaaggtgttttcttgtatacatttagtgtacttggtttctccttttgatatatacaatatttttacttattaaaaaattaaaaaaatcatcttgtTGATGGATGCGTCAGGTGGTTGTGATCTCCATTTTTTGGGTCATCAATTTAAAGTTAGGGATTGTCATGAGACTTCTTCCGATTTGGGTCATTGGGGTGTAGGTTATTGAATCTTAAATGCTGTGTATTGATATAATATGGATGAAGCTGCTCTAGTGTGTGAGATTTGGGCACGCACATAAATGCTACCATTGACCTGTTTTTTCATGTCATGTATGGGTGGTGTTTGGTTTGAATCAGGTTAAGTGAACAGAGAATTAACATCAGCCCATTGTAATTCTTGATAAAGCCCAGTTCAAAACTGCAAAAATTCTTGTAGATATTAGATTTGGTTATATTGCCACCTGtaaaatgacataacataatctcattttctttttcactttttgaaaTTATAGATCTAGAatgaatatcattttcttttagagtACTAGATATTTTAACCAATATGAGTTTTCAATCTAGCATAGTTTCAGTACTATATGTTTGTTTGAGATTTATTCAATGattgtttttattgttcaaattcTTTTAAAGGCATATGAAGGTCTAGAACGTAGACAATTTGTTGACATTGATGAACtttcaaaatgattaatatttttgttactacaCCACCATCATCGCAGATATTGAACTATTTGTTATGGTTTGATAAAACTAGCATAACTTATTGACCTGATCAATTGTTACCTCAGAAAAATGGAAATAGGCTTCATAATCTTTTTACCTttctattttatgctcaatacAATGGCCCCTTGCTAGTTTCTTTTACTAaccatgtctaaattatttttgctGAATGGTTTCGACAATTTGGCAAATGTTTTGTGCTACCTTATccacttttgtctttttatttttcaagggaGGAGGTCAACATTTAGGGACAGAATTCAGCAATCAAGGTGGAAATTCCATGCAAGTGGATAGAGGATCTTCTTGGATGTCTGGCCCGCCCGAGAATTCTACAGTAACACAGCATCCAGGTCTTCCAGGACCACCACCAGTAGTTCCTGCTCAGATGGGTGTTGGCAATCAGCCAGCGCGCAACCAATCGGTAAAATCTCTGCaactatttgaattttatatcaACTGGATCATTAGTTAATGTCTTGAGATCAACTTTGCTGCTGCTCATTTCCAGTTGACACCGGAGATGGAGAAGGCACTACTTCAACAAGTCATGAGCCTCACTCCGGAACAGATTAATCTCCTGCCTCCGGAGCAAAGGAATCAAGTGCTTCAACTGCAGCAAATACTGCGCCAATGAGGCTATggaaattgattttatttagaagGGAAGGACGGCATCGAACGTCCTTTTTAAGATTTACTTTGGGAGAGATGAATGTCATTATTATGTTTCTAGGTTATGGATTAGCTGTTGTGAAGAATTATATAGAAGAtacaaaatccattccaaaaaCTAGGTTACGGCTTATGATCATGAAAAATGTTTGCTCGCTGCATTTAATGAGTTGTTGAAGTTCTTTAGTATTTTGCATTTCCAGATTCTTCTGTCATATCCTGTTGTTTATGCCTCGAATATTTATGTCTATCGTATTTTGTAGTGGACCCCCCGGTGCATAGAAAATATGTGAACATGATTCTTAtgaagtctctctctctctctctctctctctctctcatatttatttattgcggCTTTGGAAGTAGGCATCTGCAACAATGAGTATTATTTTTCCTTGGAATGACTGCTTAAAGCTCCATATTCTACATAAACAGTGCCCAAGTCTGCAGGATCAGGGATGATGCTggatttgggattttttttttttctttctcgaaACAAGTATAATCATGAGATTCGTAGATATAGAGTATGGGTACTCTAGTCCTTGTACATATACCAATAGTATTTTAGTCTTTATATGGCCTTTAGGGTtgtattattcttgttttgctTTCTCTTGTTTTCTGTTTCTTCTCTATTCCTCAATTACTTGCCTTTTTGTTCCTTTGACTGTGATGTGCTTATAAAAACTATCATTTGAACCAACGGGGAGCAGCCTCTCATCAACATAAAAGAATGAATAGCATTGCTTTAGAGCAATTTCTACAAGGAAAACGCTGCTCTTCCCGTTGGGGCTTACtgatggtctttttttttttttttttttttcaacttaatgattaaatattttttaataatgttgtgaatttttttttaaaaaaaaattacaagtgtaaaaaaaaaaaaatacatgcaaataaaaaaaaaaaaaaaaactagtgggAGCCCCCAACAAGAGCTCTAGCGGTGGCCGTAGAGCCACCAATTTCTACAACTGCATCCATGGATTTTGAGAGGGAGGCAATATCTATATCTGATATGTATACGGATATTGAGAATTATGTTTTTACGGTATTTTTCCGCCATAAGTGAGAATATCAATAAAGTTGGGGTctctgaaagaaaagaaaaaaaagaagagagaattcTTTTATGCTTTCACCAAGCATCTATGGGTAAGgattttgtgagtttttgtttCATGGTTTCAGAAGCTAACAAGGtggaataaaattatttatcccaacaaaaataaaataaaatctcttcCCTCGATACCATAAAATTATCACATCATTCATATTCAATATACGCGACTTGAAGGTACATCATGAATCATGAGACTTATTAGTGGTAGAATAGAACCATATACACTTTATCTCTCTGTGATGGTTTTTGTGTAAGCAATACTAAACACAAAGGCTAGAAATC comes from Juglans microcarpa x Juglans regia isolate MS1-56 chromosome 8S, Jm3101_v1.0, whole genome shotgun sequence and encodes:
- the LOC121245105 gene encoding cleavage stimulating factor 64 isoform X1; the encoded protein is MAGKQVAGDGLSANFAGMSKHQLYEIMSQMKTLIEQNQQQARQILIQNPLLTKALFQAQIMLGMVQPPQAIPNIQPTVSQHPQQSAQPILPSNIQSANSSPGQVGLQEQTGASQIPPTMKQHQNQAAIPVSSAAVPALNLQAQPMSSHPLQMPQPPKGHITSQMPPMSLPQSSQLPNIPSLPLYSSSQPPPLQQPQMPNTTNQLQQALQTPGISHLPLQPPLPMQPRLPSVPAYHHQYAPQMGPNVGFQHPGASQHPSQQFFHPGGKPPASIGLSFPQGQPPLLNQPLPQSLYQGGGQHLGTEFSNQGGNSMQVDRGSSWMSGPPENSTVTQHPGLPGPPPVVPAQMGVGNQPARNQSLTPEMEKALLQQVMSLTPEQINLLPPEQRNQVLQLQQILRQ
- the LOC121245105 gene encoding cleavage stimulating factor 64 isoform X2, with protein sequence MAGKQVAGDGLSANFAGMSKHQLYEIMSQMKTLIEQNQQQARQILIQNPLLTKALFQAQIMLGMVQPPQAPTVSQHPQQSAQPILPSNIQSANSSPGQVGLQEQTGASQIPPTMKQHQNQAAIPVSSAAVPALNLQAQPMSSHPLQMPQPPKGHITSQMPPMSLPQSSQLPNIPSLPLYSSSQPPPLQQPQMPNTTNQLQQALQTPGISHLPLQPPLPMQPRLPSVPAYHHQYAPQMGPNVGFQHPGASQHPSQQFFHPGGKPPASIGLSFPQGQPPLLNQPLPQSLYQGGGQHLGTEFSNQGGNSMQVDRGSSWMSGPPENSTVTQHPGLPGPPPVVPAQMGVGNQPARNQSLTPEMEKALLQQVMSLTPEQINLLPPEQRNQVLQLQQILRQ